One genomic window of Arachis hypogaea cultivar Tifrunner chromosome 8, arahy.Tifrunner.gnm2.J5K5, whole genome shotgun sequence includes the following:
- the LOC112706574 gene encoding protein NLP8: MEPYPYSPKRSGASYWGSCRVQLEGSTSLDGDMSNSISDDMACSFSGLMNFDPYAGLYNSPSITDQVFNNGLPSSYPSTPGFTLEENNSSQFFRTEMNGYFNTKQGSPGYGEKIAFQQMDTLLGFFDGTDDTHSLSSMQKINGSSQHLDAIGSYIMSKPASLSLDERMLKALSVFKESAGGGILAQVWVPIKDGDQFFLTTSEQPYLLDQILAGYREVSRTYTFSTEGKPGSLPGLPGRVFMSKTPEWTSNIGYYNKNEYLRMDDAINHEVRGSIGLPISDLHSELPCCAVLELVTTNEKPDFEKEMDIVCHALQNVDLTANMPPRLLPQCLSNSKRAALTAIVDVLRSVCHAHRLPIALTWIPCCVAEDAEGKDTKIHIKEGHSSPREKNILCVEESACYVTDKAMEGFVHACIEHHLQEGKGIAGRAHQSNHPFFCPDVKAYNISEYPLVHHARKYNLNAAVAIRLRSTYTNDDDYILEFFLPVNMKGSSEQQLLLDNLSGTMQKVCRNLRTVSDEELSRMKGSHVGFKNKNVPRIFPMSRRNSQIPLTNSNHDSVRKMSIKASNQGNNGIESSHNQERNGSRRMVETKRPAEKKVSLSVLQQHFSGTLKDAARSIGVCPTTLKRICRKQGISRWPSRKIKKVNRSLKKIQTVLDTVEGLEGGLKFDPCIGALVSREGESIIQEIDAHDTLLHPENVTAKEKWVLNKGGSREDKSKHSSILVNRDDDGAVEHNHPSSSGFTNSSNDSGSNQRQNLKGKSTFADKTGLKLQAKATYGEDTVRFKFDPSWGCLKLYEEVATRFKLQNGSFQLKYLDNEQELVRLLDDSDLQECMEILDEVGKSCVRFVVRDIPCNLSSSSCSSCYLGCDS; this comes from the exons ATGGAACCATACCCTTATTCTCCCAAGAGAAGTGGAGCCTCGTATTGGGGATCTTGTAGAGTTCAATTGGAGGGATCAACATCATTAGATGGTGATATGAGCAATTCAATTTCAGATGATATGGCTTGTAGCTTCTCCGGGCTCATGAATTTTGATCCTTATGCCGGCTTGTACAATAGCCCATCGATAACTGATCAGGTTTTCAATAATGGCCTTCCATCATCATATCCGTCTACCCCTGGGTTCACTCTAGAGGAAAACAATAGTAGCCAATTCTTCAGGACAGAAATGAATGGATATTTCAACACTAAACAAGGCTCCCCTGGTTATGGGGAGAAAATTGCGTTTCAACAAATGGACACCTTACTTGGTTTTTTTGATGGCACAGATGATACACATAGTTTAAGTTCTATGCAAAAAATTAATGGCTCTTCTCAACACCTTGATGCCATTGGCAGTTATATCATGTCCAAGCCAGCTAGTTTGTCACTTGATGAGAGAATGTTGAAAGCCTTGTCCGTCTTTAAGGAATCAGCTGGTGGTGGAATATTGGCACAGGTTTGGGTTCCTATAAAGGATGGTGATCAGTTCTTCTTGACCACAAGTGAACAGCCTTATTTACTAGACCAAATTCTTGCCGGATATCGTGAAGTGTCAAGAACATACACATTTTCTACTGAAGGAAAACCGGGTTCTCTCCCAGGACTTCCTGGTCGTGTGTTTATGTCCAAAACTCCTGAGTGGACTTCCAACATTGGTTATTACAATAAGAATGAGTACTTGAGGATGGATGATGCGATTAATCATGAGGTTCGTGGATCAATTGGTTTACCCATATCTGATCTGCACTCTGAACTGCCATGTTGTGCTGTACTGGAACTTGTCACTACAAATGAAAAGCCTGATTTTGAGAAGGAAATGGATATTGTTTGTCATGCACTACAG AATGTAGATCTAACGGCTAATATGCCTCCTCGACTTCTTCCTCAG tGTCTTTCAAACAGCAAACGTGCTGCTTTGACAGCCATAGTTGATGTCTTACGATCCGTTTGTCATGCGCATAGATTGCCAATAGCACTGACATGGATTCCTTGTTGTGTCGCTGAAGACGCAGAAGGTAAAGATACAAAGATACACATTAAAGAGGGTCATTCGAGTCCTCGTGAAAAGAACATACTATGCGTTGAAGAATCAGCATGCTATGTAACTGATAAAGCAATGGAAGGATTTGTTCATGCTTGCATTGAACACCATCTTCAGGAAGGGAAAGGTATAGCTGGGAGAGCTCATCAATCAAATCATCCTTTCTTTTGTCCTGATGTGAAGGCCTATAATATTAGTGAATATCCACTTGTTCATCATGCGCGCAAGTACAATCTGAATGCTGCAGTTGCAATTAGGCTGAGGAGTACTTATACTAATGATGATGATTACATACTGGAATTCTTTTTGCCTGTAAACATGAAAGGGAGCTCAGAACAGCAACTTCTCTTAGACAACCTCTCAGGTACCATGCAGAAAGTTTGTAGGAATTTAAGAACAGTTTCAGATGAGGAATTATCAAGAATGAAAGGCTCACATGTaggatttaaaaacaaaaatgtcCCTAGAATTTTTCCTATGTCCAGGAGAAACTCCCAAATACCATTAACAAACAGTAACCATGATTCAGTCCGTAAGATGTCCATCAAGGCATCTAACCAAGGAAACAATGGAATTGAGTCTTCTCATAACCAG GAAAGAAATGGATCAAGAAGGATGGTTGAGACAAAGAGACCAGCTGAGAAGAAAGTTAGTTTGAGTGTTCTTCAGCAACACTTCTCCGGTACTCTGAAGGATGCTGCTAGGAGCATTGGTG tttgcccGACAACTCTGAAAAGGATATGCAGGAAACAAGGGATTTCGAGATGGCCATCCCGCAAGATCAAGAAAGTGAACCGATCGTTAAAGAAAATACAGACCGTGCTTGACACTGTCGAAGGACTGGAAGGAGGGTTGAAATTTGATCCCTGTATAGGGGCACTTGTATCAAGAGAAGGAGAATCAATCATCCAAGAAATTGATGCACACGATACTCTTTTGCACCCTGAGAATGTTACTGCAAAAGAAAAATGGGTTCTGAACAAGGGTGGTTCAAGAGAAGACAAATCGAAACATTCAAGTATCTTGGTTAATAGGGATGATGATGGAGCTGTTGAACATAACCACCCTTCTTCTTCAGGCTTTACAAACTCATCTAATGATTCTGGTTCAAACCAGAGGCAGAACTTGAAAGGCAAATCAACCTTTGCCGATAAAACTGGGTTGAAACTTCAAGCCAAAGCTACCTATGGCGAAGACACTGTTCGTTTCAAGTTTGATCCATCCTGGGGTTGTTTGAAGCTATATGAAGAAGTTGCAACAAGGTTCAAATTACAAAATGGGTCGTTTCAACTCAAATATCTAGATAATGAACAAGAGTTGGTGAGGTTGTTAGATGACTCAGATTTGCAGGAGTGTATGGAAATATtggatgaagttgggaaaagTTGTGTCAGGTTTGTTGTTCGCGACATACCATGCAATTTAAGCAGCTCCAGCTGCAGTAGTTGCTACCTAGGATGTGACTCATAG